In Reichenbachiella agarivorans, one genomic interval encodes:
- a CDS encoding sensor histidine kinase, translating to MTPSSTHIVPIDTSFASCNNTMSAQPVVQVSSVSDYFSNLLDTSAWPARWGCGQWSETEGWFYILSDLTIFLSYSAIPMLLIFFYWKYKKIPFGRFFILFGVFILACGFTHLIDVVLFWEPVYRLSGFVKFLTAVISLFTALAMVRAIPIALSMKTEADYLRILESKELLEKEIAKRTLSLSETNQELESFSYSVSHDLRAPLRAMQGYSSALLEDVGSKLDEQETNYLKRIIRNSNKMGKLIDDLLSFSRMSRSTESIEIFSLDMLVKNILLDNYFKLDVSIFEIGTLGSIKGDKDMIKQVFENLISNAVKYSSNVAEPKIKIWSESDKKDNIIHIEDNGIGFDQQYENKLYEVFQRLHSDSEFEGTGVGLSLCKKIIDRHHGTITAKGVINKGAKFTIALPK from the coding sequence TTGACTCCATCTTCCACCCACATCGTACCGATAGATACTAGTTTTGCATCCTGCAACAACACCATGAGCGCACAACCTGTAGTGCAGGTGTCTTCGGTCTCAGATTACTTTTCCAACCTCCTAGATACTTCTGCATGGCCAGCCAGATGGGGTTGTGGACAATGGTCAGAAACCGAAGGTTGGTTCTACATCCTATCCGACCTCACCATCTTTCTATCCTATTCTGCTATTCCAATGCTTCTGATATTCTTTTACTGGAAGTATAAGAAAATCCCATTTGGACGATTTTTTATTCTCTTTGGGGTATTCATATTGGCCTGTGGCTTTACGCATTTGATCGATGTGGTGCTGTTTTGGGAGCCTGTGTATCGCTTGAGTGGATTTGTAAAGTTCTTAACCGCGGTGATTTCGCTCTTTACTGCACTTGCCATGGTTCGCGCCATACCGATCGCGCTGAGCATGAAAACAGAAGCCGACTACCTACGAATCCTAGAATCCAAAGAACTACTCGAAAAAGAAATAGCAAAACGAACCCTCAGTCTATCAGAGACCAACCAAGAACTAGAATCATTCAGTTATTCGGTATCACATGATTTGAGAGCACCCTTGCGCGCCATGCAAGGCTATTCTTCCGCACTATTAGAGGACGTAGGATCAAAACTAGACGAGCAAGAGACCAATTATCTCAAACGTATCATCAGAAACAGCAATAAAATGGGAAAGCTTATTGATGACCTATTGTCATTTAGCCGAATGAGCAGAAGTACTGAAAGCATAGAGATATTTTCATTGGACATGCTGGTCAAAAACATTTTGCTGGATAATTATTTTAAGTTGGATGTAAGTATATTTGAAATAGGCACTTTGGGAAGCATAAAAGGAGACAAGGACATGATCAAACAAGTGTTTGAAAACCTGATCTCCAATGCCGTCAAATACAGTTCGAATGTGGCAGAACCGAAAATCAAGATTTGGTCAGAAAGTGATAAAAAAGACAACATCATTCATATTGAAGATAACGGAATAGGCTTTGACCAGCAATATGAAAACAAACTATACGAAGTGTTTCAAAGACTACACAGCGATTCCGAATTTGAAGGAACCGGTGTAGGTTTGTCGTTATGTAAAAAAATAATAGATCGACACCATGGCACGATCACTGCCAAAGGCGTGATAAACAAGGGCGCTAAATTTACAATTGCATTACCAAAATAA
- a CDS encoding radical SAM/SPASM domain-containing protein, protein MFKRIYLEISNICNVQCSFCPVMEKDKKIMNIAEFEEILKQVAPLAEIICLHLLGEPLAHPQFAQILALCDQYNTQIDLTTNGLLIGRHKDLLLHSSCVRQVNFSLQAFRDNFPERELAPYLTPIFEFVKEAQHIRPALYTNFRLWNQDSSDSDNEELFTAIESYFEISINRNIEVGAIKSKNIWNRLYLHFDSRFEWPSMELPLQGTQGRCNGVLNHIGIHADGSVVPCCLDQKAMINLGNVKEKSLMEIINSERFTAMRTGFLNGVLVEEFCQHCSFINRFKKQPPLAIA, encoded by the coding sequence ATGTTTAAGAGAATCTATTTAGAGATTTCTAATATTTGCAACGTGCAATGTTCGTTTTGTCCTGTCATGGAGAAGGACAAAAAGATCATGAACATCGCCGAGTTCGAAGAGATATTGAAGCAAGTGGCGCCACTTGCGGAGATCATCTGTTTGCACCTATTGGGCGAGCCGCTTGCCCATCCTCAATTTGCTCAAATCCTAGCACTGTGCGATCAATACAACACACAGATCGACCTGACGACCAACGGACTCCTGATCGGTCGTCATAAGGACCTCCTGTTGCATTCGAGCTGTGTGCGTCAAGTCAACTTTTCCTTGCAGGCGTTTAGAGACAATTTTCCAGAGCGGGAATTGGCACCCTATCTCACGCCCATTTTTGAGTTTGTGAAGGAGGCGCAGCACATCAGACCGGCTCTCTACACCAATTTCAGACTATGGAATCAGGACAGCAGCGACTCGGACAACGAAGAGCTATTCACTGCCATCGAATCATACTTTGAGATCAGCATCAACCGCAACATCGAGGTGGGTGCGATCAAATCGAAGAACATCTGGAACAGACTCTATCTACATTTTGATTCGCGTTTCGAGTGGCCTTCTATGGAGCTACCCCTCCAAGGAACCCAAGGTCGCTGCAATGGTGTCCTCAACCACATCGGCATACATGCGGACGGTTCGGTAGTACCCTGTTGTTTGGATCAAAAAGCCATGATCAACCTAGGCAACGTCAAAGAAAAATCCCTGATGGAAATCATCAACAGCGAGCGCTTTACGGCTATGCGCACGGGATTCCTCAATGGCGTCCTGGTGGAAGAATTTTGTCAACACTGTAGTTTCATCAATCGATTCAAGAAGCAGCCCCCTTTGGCCATAGCATAA
- a CDS encoding BPTI/Kunitz domain-containing protein — protein MSRLMIAVLLIGVLSQCKEDCTQSDKCSLAPDAGFCYAYIPKYYYDKEEKQCKSFIYGGCGGEVPFETLEACENGCYCDRQVEEM, from the coding sequence ATGAGCAGATTAATGATAGCTGTATTGTTGATAGGGGTCCTGTCACAATGCAAAGAGGATTGTACGCAAAGTGATAAGTGTAGTTTAGCACCAGACGCTGGGTTTTGCTATGCATACATCCCGAAGTATTATTACGACAAAGAAGAAAAACAATGCAAGTCGTTCATTTATGGTGGCTGTGGTGGAGAGGTGCCATTTGAGACCTTGGAAGCATGCGAAAACGGATGCTATTGTGATAGACAAGTAGAAGAGATGTAA
- a CDS encoding RidA family protein produces the protein MERRVINPWKWQDDRSYVQAVEVTNVMSTLYVSGQTAISDDGISSTADMRTQLSEAIANLEKVIEDAGYECGNIVRLNIYTTSSEELFSCFDLFQNWCNRHHIKQASTVLEVQALYETLKVELEATVVK, from the coding sequence ATGGAAAGAAGAGTAATTAACCCATGGAAATGGCAGGATGATCGTAGTTATGTTCAAGCAGTTGAAGTGACCAATGTGATGAGTACCTTATACGTCTCTGGTCAAACAGCCATCAGTGACGATGGTATTTCGAGTACAGCTGATATGAGAACCCAGCTCAGTGAAGCAATAGCCAATCTAGAAAAAGTCATAGAAGATGCTGGGTACGAATGTGGAAACATTGTACGATTAAATATCTATACTACCTCCTCAGAAGAGCTTTTTTCTTGCTTTGATTTGTTTCAAAATTGGTGCAATCGCCATCATATAAAACAAGCCAGCACCGTGCTAGAAGTACAAGCACTATATGAAACACTAAAAGTAGAATTAGAAGCTACTGTAGTGAAATAA
- a CDS encoding Crp/Fnr family transcriptional regulator produces MHKKLRAHIEKTVTLTDDEFDLLLPYFTLKHFHKKEFLFERGQKVEYAYYVVSGLLKLVFVDKDASEHIVSFAMEDWWESDFSAFFMKTRATMSLVCLEETSVYCIAHDDYWSLCNSMPKIERFLLQKSNMGFIGAQQRVLSLLTTNAKERYEQLITQSPSLLQRVSKTQLASYLGVSRETLSRLFIQ; encoded by the coding sequence ATGCACAAAAAACTAAGAGCACACATAGAAAAGACAGTTACTCTGACTGATGACGAGTTTGATCTTCTATTGCCCTACTTCACACTCAAGCATTTTCATAAAAAGGAATTCCTTTTTGAACGAGGACAAAAAGTGGAGTACGCCTACTATGTAGTCTCTGGCCTTTTAAAATTGGTGTTTGTAGACAAGGACGCATCTGAGCACATTGTATCGTTTGCGATGGAAGATTGGTGGGAGAGTGACTTCAGTGCCTTTTTTATGAAGACTAGAGCGACCATGTCTTTGGTATGTCTAGAAGAAACCTCCGTCTATTGTATAGCACACGATGACTATTGGAGTTTGTGTAATAGCATGCCGAAAATAGAAAGATTCCTCCTGCAAAAATCCAACATGGGATTCATTGGTGCTCAACAGCGGGTATTGTCGCTACTCACTACCAATGCTAAGGAAAGGTATGAACAACTCATCACTCAATCTCCATCTCTTCTGCAAAGAGTCTCCAAAACTCAACTTGCTTCCTACCTAGGGGTTTCTCGAGAAACATTGAGTAGACTGTTTATCCAATAA
- a CDS encoding AAA domain-containing protein → MSKSNIQEELKTQLQLLHQEKEEDLRQYRLKMSSTSLKERRKSGVCWYPVDLLKTHFDAGERLMVKVSRQKEHVDAHSFQSGKLVSLFSSGGGENSDEAVSGVVNNVTKTEMHITINVDELPQWAQHSQLGIQLLFDENAYREMEKALQKVIKGGDDRIDHLKQVILGTKEASFDNQDTIRDLGLNDSQNEALRLVKNAQDVAIIHGPPGTGKTTTLVQAIIETLHRENQVLVCAPSNAAVDLLAEKLGEQKIEVLRVGHPARVHEDILSKTLDAKIANHADFKSLKDLRKQSEEYFKLASKYKRSFGHAEKVQRRAIKSEALRLKDDANNLEYYIINDIVSKSQVIVSTLVGATNNYIKGMSFGTVFIDEAAQALEAASWIPILRAQRVIFAGDHCQLPPTIRSFDAAKKGLEVTLFEKAIQRNKADVMLSIQYRMHEQIMNFSSRMFYKNELKADDRVRQWKVFSEDTPVEFIDTAGCGFFEAIDPETRSSFNTEEADILLKHLIEYLGQLDTIGHQDDLQSVGVISPYKAQTLLLTEKLLESGLDTAVASKVQVNTVDSFQGQERDVIYISLVRSNENGEIGFLGDTRRMNVALTRAKKKLVVIGDSATIGQHPFYNKFLDYVQEIDAYRSAFELMY, encoded by the coding sequence ATGTCCAAAAGCAACATTCAGGAAGAACTCAAAACCCAACTGCAACTCCTCCATCAGGAGAAGGAAGAAGACCTGCGTCAGTACCGCCTCAAGATGTCCAGCACTTCGCTGAAGGAGCGTAGAAAATCAGGCGTATGCTGGTACCCCGTGGATTTGCTCAAGACACATTTCGATGCGGGAGAGCGATTGATGGTGAAGGTGTCCCGACAAAAGGAACATGTCGATGCGCACTCCTTTCAATCTGGCAAGTTGGTGAGCCTCTTCTCTAGCGGTGGAGGCGAGAACTCCGACGAGGCTGTCTCTGGTGTGGTCAACAACGTCACCAAGACGGAGATGCACATCACCATCAACGTCGATGAACTGCCTCAGTGGGCACAACATTCCCAACTTGGCATCCAGTTGCTCTTCGATGAGAATGCCTATCGGGAAATGGAGAAAGCGCTCCAAAAAGTCATCAAAGGCGGAGACGATCGCATCGATCACCTGAAACAAGTGATCCTAGGGACGAAAGAGGCATCCTTCGACAACCAAGATACCATCAGAGACCTGGGACTCAACGACAGCCAAAACGAAGCGTTACGCCTCGTCAAAAACGCCCAAGATGTCGCCATCATCCATGGCCCTCCTGGCACTGGCAAAACCACCACACTGGTGCAAGCCATCATCGAGACGCTGCACAGGGAAAACCAAGTGCTCGTCTGCGCACCCAGCAATGCTGCCGTAGACCTACTCGCCGAGAAATTGGGGGAGCAAAAAATAGAAGTGTTGCGAGTGGGACATCCCGCCAGAGTACATGAGGACATCCTCAGCAAGACACTGGATGCCAAAATCGCCAACCATGCCGACTTCAAAAGCCTGAAAGACCTACGGAAGCAGTCCGAAGAATACTTCAAACTCGCGAGCAAATACAAACGCAGCTTTGGTCATGCCGAGAAGGTCCAACGCCGCGCCATCAAGTCCGAAGCACTGAGACTGAAAGATGACGCCAACAACCTAGAGTACTACATCATCAACGATATCGTCTCCAAGTCTCAGGTGATCGTGAGCACGCTGGTCGGCGCGACCAACAATTACATCAAAGGCATGAGCTTTGGGACGGTGTTCATCGACGAGGCGGCACAGGCACTAGAGGCAGCCTCTTGGATTCCGATTCTGAGAGCACAACGAGTAATTTTTGCAGGGGATCACTGTCAACTGCCACCGACCATTCGATCCTTCGATGCGGCGAAGAAAGGACTGGAAGTGACCCTCTTCGAAAAGGCCATCCAGCGCAACAAAGCAGATGTGATGCTGTCCATCCAGTACAGGATGCACGAGCAAATCATGAACTTCTCCAGCCGCATGTTCTACAAAAACGAACTGAAAGCAGACGATAGGGTACGCCAGTGGAAGGTTTTCTCTGAGGACACGCCCGTGGAGTTCATCGACACAGCGGGTTGTGGGTTCTTCGAGGCAATCGACCCAGAGACCCGTAGCTCCTTCAACACCGAAGAGGCGGACATCCTCCTCAAACACCTGATCGAGTACCTCGGCCAACTCGACACCATCGGCCACCAAGACGACCTCCAAAGTGTCGGCGTGATCTCCCCCTACAAGGCGCAGACCCTCCTACTCACCGAAAAGTTACTGGAAAGTGGCTTAGACACAGCGGTCGCCAGCAAGGTTCAGGTCAACACAGTGGATTCCTTCCAAGGACAGGAACGTGACGTGATCTACATCAGCCTCGTCCGCTCCAACGAAAACGGAGAGATTGGCTTCCTCGGCGACACCCGCCGCATGAATGTCGCCCTCACCCGCGCCAAGAAGAAACTGGTCGTAATCGGCGACAGTGCCACCATCGGACAGCATCCCTTCTACAACAAATTCCTCGACTATGTACAGGAGATCGATGCTTATAGGAGTGCCTTTGAGTTGATGTATTAG
- a CDS encoding HAD family hydrolase — protein MANHSFSNPNMKIKTIAFDADDTLWHNEGLFREAETEFCQLLEAYMPQHSVAKELYRIELQNMELYGYGIKAFVLSLIESAIEISGRTLNVTDIEQILRIGKELLQKPVILIDEVEDVLSTLQGKYRLILATKGDLLDQQRKLKKSGLEKYFHHIEIMSEKKEPDYEKVIRHLDIQADEFAMIGNSLKSDVLPVLNLGGHAFHIPYHITWEHEKVDRKIEHNQLIQLTDIKELLQHL, from the coding sequence TTGGCAAATCATTCATTTTCCAATCCCAATATGAAGATCAAAACCATTGCCTTTGATGCGGATGATACCCTGTGGCACAACGAAGGCTTGTTTCGTGAGGCAGAGACGGAGTTTTGTCAACTGCTGGAGGCATACATGCCACAGCACAGTGTCGCCAAGGAACTCTACCGCATCGAGCTGCAAAACATGGAGCTCTACGGCTATGGCATCAAGGCATTTGTCCTGTCGCTGATAGAGAGTGCCATCGAAATCTCCGGCCGCACACTCAACGTCACGGACATCGAGCAGATCCTGCGCATCGGCAAAGAGCTCCTCCAAAAACCCGTCATCCTTATCGACGAAGTAGAAGATGTTTTGTCCACTCTGCAAGGAAAGTACCGACTGATCTTGGCTACCAAAGGCGACCTCCTCGACCAACAGCGCAAACTCAAGAAGTCAGGCTTGGAAAAGTACTTTCACCACATCGAGATCATGTCGGAGAAGAAAGAACCTGATTACGAAAAAGTGATCCGCCACTTAGACATCCAAGCAGACGAGTTTGCCATGATTGGGAATTCCCTCAAGTCGGACGTACTGCCCGTGCTCAATCTCGGTGGTCATGCCTTTCATATCCCCTATCATATCACGTGGGAACATGAAAAAGTAGATCGAAAAATTGAACACAACCAACTGATCCAACTCACCGATATCAAAGAACTCTTACAGCATCTATAG
- a CDS encoding HD domain-containing protein, whose amino-acid sequence MANKSIPRIEGILLYYTKALGADYNAYRNHVYRVYHLTLLLHHDELNYPASETLAVAAAFHDLGIWTHNTLDYLEPSADLASEYLRENNSTELDEAVRSLIIMHHKLGIHKDNALAEAFRKADKMDLSFGFFNYKLPKSRYAHLKEEFPFLEFQKNIIRKVLRYALTHLNRPFPMLRR is encoded by the coding sequence ATGGCCAACAAATCCATCCCCCGCATCGAAGGCATTCTCCTCTACTACACCAAGGCATTGGGTGCGGACTACAATGCCTACCGCAACCACGTCTATCGGGTCTATCACTTGACGCTACTCCTGCATCACGACGAACTGAACTATCCAGCATCTGAGACCTTGGCGGTCGCTGCGGCCTTTCATGACCTAGGTATCTGGACACACAACACCCTAGATTATTTGGAGCCGAGTGCCGATTTGGCCTCCGAATACCTGAGAGAAAACAACAGCACAGAACTCGATGAGGCAGTCCGCTCGCTGATCATCATGCATCACAAACTGGGAATCCATAAGGACAATGCGCTGGCCGAGGCTTTTCGCAAAGCAGATAAGATGGACTTGAGTTTTGGTTTCTTCAACTATAAACTTCCCAAATCCAGATACGCCCACCTCAAAGAAGAATTTCCTTTCTTGGAATTCCAAAAAAACATCATCCGGAAAGTACTACGCTATGCCCTCACACATCTAAACCGTCCCTTCCCTATGCTGAGACGCTAA
- a CDS encoding NAD(P)-binding domain-containing protein yields MKQISIMGCGWLGMPLAIDLIKKGYQVKGSTSTPTKLKTLEDEGIEPYLSEKGQKTIDSSDFFDNEIFMINIPPRNTPEDPNFHLDQLQAIANQIDFDKTKVLFISSTAVYPSPNAEVTEADASYDCYSRGGVSLLKAEEIFSKEKNTTVLRMAGLYGPERHPAVTLSGKKIGGKDSPVNMIHLDDCIGVIETILEQELWGETFNVCSPNHPTKEEFYKKSSKKLKIAPPTYSDIAIDYKIVNSDKLKAATKYKFKH; encoded by the coding sequence ATGAAGCAAATTAGTATCATGGGTTGTGGTTGGTTGGGTATGCCACTAGCGATCGACCTGATCAAAAAAGGATATCAGGTTAAAGGCAGTACCTCTACACCTACCAAACTAAAGACATTGGAAGATGAAGGCATAGAACCCTATCTGAGTGAAAAAGGACAAAAGACGATTGACTCTTCTGATTTCTTCGATAACGAAATCTTCATGATCAACATACCTCCACGCAATACGCCAGAGGATCCCAATTTTCATCTTGACCAGTTGCAAGCCATTGCCAATCAAATAGATTTTGACAAAACGAAAGTCCTGTTCATCAGCTCAACGGCGGTCTATCCGTCTCCAAATGCCGAGGTGACCGAAGCAGATGCCAGCTATGATTGCTATTCCAGAGGTGGGGTATCGCTACTGAAAGCCGAAGAAATATTCAGCAAAGAAAAAAACACAACAGTCTTACGCATGGCTGGACTATACGGACCAGAACGACACCCTGCCGTGACTTTGTCTGGAAAGAAAATTGGAGGCAAAGACAGTCCTGTCAATATGATTCACTTGGATGACTGCATAGGTGTGATAGAGACGATCCTAGAGCAAGAACTTTGGGGTGAGACCTTCAACGTCTGCTCTCCCAATCACCCAACCAAGGAGGAATTCTACAAAAAGTCGAGCAAAAAACTAAAAATAGCCCCTCCCACTTACTCTGATATAGCCATCGATTACAAAATCGTGAATTCAGACAAACTCAAAGCAGCAACTAAGTACAAGTTCAAACATTGA
- a CDS encoding NAD(P)/FAD-dependent oxidoreductase, with protein MWSYWEQEYFIGKVDLLVIGSGIVGLSAAIEYAKANPQAKITVLEAGVLPSGASTKNAGFACYGSPTELLHDLSQESEEQVITRVKKRIKGLENLKSLLGEGNIGYENHGSYELFGSTQQDSFESTLSRLETLNKTLRNTLGFDPYHRDDQIVSSSGFQHTIGAISIQGEAQINTGLMMKNLIQLAQSLNIQIWNGIKVESMEESNSNININTVQGTISAQKCIVATNGFAKQLLPELDVKPARAQVLITQPIPNLKFKGTYHLDEGYYYFRNVGNRVLLGGGRNLDFEGETTYDMALNPHIQNQLDRLLCDQILPGTTYEIDQRWSGIMGTGQTREIILKTLSPHLIVAVRLGGMGIAIGSLIGREAAQLTQTG; from the coding sequence ATGTGGAGCTATTGGGAACAAGAATATTTCATAGGAAAGGTTGATCTGCTGGTCATAGGGAGTGGAATCGTGGGATTATCTGCTGCCATTGAATACGCTAAAGCCAATCCTCAAGCCAAGATCACCGTCCTAGAAGCTGGTGTTTTACCTTCTGGTGCCAGCACCAAAAACGCAGGCTTTGCCTGCTACGGCAGCCCAACAGAACTACTCCACGACCTGTCTCAGGAATCCGAAGAGCAGGTCATCACCAGAGTTAAAAAACGCATCAAAGGTCTCGAGAATCTCAAAAGTCTCCTCGGCGAAGGGAACATTGGTTATGAAAATCATGGCAGCTACGAACTCTTTGGCTCTACCCAACAAGACAGTTTTGAATCAACCCTGAGCCGACTCGAAACACTCAACAAAACCCTAAGAAACACCTTAGGTTTTGACCCCTATCATAGAGATGATCAAATTGTTTCATCTTCTGGATTCCAACATACAATCGGCGCAATTTCGATTCAGGGAGAAGCCCAAATCAACACGGGCTTGATGATGAAAAACCTCATCCAACTGGCTCAGTCATTGAACATCCAAATATGGAATGGCATCAAAGTAGAAAGTATGGAAGAATCTAACTCCAACATCAATATCAATACAGTTCAAGGCACTATCTCAGCCCAAAAGTGTATCGTAGCAACCAATGGTTTTGCCAAACAACTCCTTCCTGAACTCGACGTAAAACCTGCCAGAGCCCAAGTACTCATCACACAGCCTATTCCTAATCTAAAATTCAAAGGCACTTATCATCTCGATGAGGGTTATTATTATTTCAGAAATGTAGGAAACAGGGTGCTACTTGGCGGAGGACGCAACTTGGATTTTGAAGGAGAAACCACCTACGACATGGCTTTGAATCCTCATATCCAGAATCAGTTGGATCGCCTGCTCTGTGACCAAATCTTGCCTGGCACCACCTATGAGATCGATCAACGCTGGTCAGGAATCATGGGCACAGGCCAAACCCGAGAAATCATCTTGAAAACATTGTCTCCTCACCTCATCGTCGCAGTACGTCTGGGAGGCATGGGTATTGCCATCGGCAGCCTCATTGGTCGGGAGGCCGCACAACTCACGCAGACAGGTTAA
- a CDS encoding PorT family protein — protein sequence MAQRRSMKPKLPGSEYQNFLKTQWWLGLKFGTNFTQPNPGERYSSIVPINYDTELLEKNYKNFSEPGVHIGLDLSFYHKGFSIAMTPVYKMARYSYSSMVEWTGDTDVETFQSEYKVTQTASFIEVPLSLRYELIKQGKLRPYIMAGMQYSFSLSAKKETNIKHTDFITGTPQTYDGGTVTVDVKDEFQNYFGALGGLGFGWDVGNIRTILEVSYSYGLSSITDTNQRYSENQLATLGETNDETKINGVNASLSVVFPLRYIDKTFSSR from the coding sequence ATGGCACAGCGTAGAAGCATGAAGCCAAAACTGCCTGGATCAGAATACCAGAACTTCCTAAAAACACAGTGGTGGTTGGGGTTGAAGTTTGGCACCAATTTCACTCAACCCAATCCAGGAGAACGCTATTCGTCCATAGTACCGATCAACTACGACACAGAGTTACTAGAAAAGAACTACAAAAATTTCAGTGAACCAGGTGTTCACATCGGTTTGGATCTTTCATTCTATCACAAAGGATTCTCCATAGCGATGACACCTGTCTACAAAATGGCTCGGTATAGCTACTCTAGCATGGTAGAGTGGACAGGTGATACAGATGTGGAGACATTTCAGTCTGAGTACAAAGTCACCCAAACGGCGAGTTTTATAGAAGTGCCATTGTCGTTGAGATATGAATTGATCAAACAAGGAAAGCTTAGACCCTATATTATGGCAGGTATGCAATATTCCTTTTCGCTATCCGCCAAAAAAGAAACCAATATCAAACATACTGATTTCATCACAGGTACTCCGCAAACTTATGATGGAGGGACAGTGACGGTAGATGTCAAGGATGAGTTTCAGAACTACTTTGGTGCTTTGGGAGGCTTAGGATTTGGCTGGGATGTCGGCAACATCCGTACGATCCTAGAAGTATCCTACTCCTATGGTTTGAGTTCTATCACAGATACCAACCAGCGCTACAGTGAAAATCAATTGGCGACACTGGGTGAGACCAATGACGAAACAAAAATCAATGGTGTCAATGCCTCGCTGAGTGTCGTCTTCCCATTGAGATACATTGACAAAACTTTCTCTTCCCGATAA